A part of Streptomyces sp. DSM 40750 genomic DNA contains:
- a CDS encoding class I SAM-dependent methyltransferase, with protein sequence MVRATKDAVHHPVFARFYARLSVSTEPKVAPVRDELLAGLSGRVIEIGAGNGLNFAHFPSTVSEVVAIEPERSLRQLAFESALRAEVPVDVVPGAAEALPVKSEAFDAAVLSLVLCSVRDVRRSLSEVRRVLRPGGELRFFEHGRGGGRAMRTAQRALDHTVWPLLFGGCHVSRDPVGAIRAAGFEVGTVREIVVPEKGPRVPSSYCVVGRARRPELGDVEG encoded by the coding sequence ATGGTCCGTGCCACCAAGGACGCCGTGCACCACCCCGTCTTCGCCCGGTTCTACGCCAGACTGAGCGTGTCGACGGAGCCGAAGGTGGCTCCCGTCCGTGACGAGCTGCTCGCCGGGCTCTCGGGGCGGGTGATCGAGATCGGTGCCGGCAACGGCTTGAACTTCGCGCACTTCCCGAGCACGGTCTCGGAGGTGGTGGCGATCGAACCGGAACGCTCCCTACGGCAGTTGGCCTTCGAGTCCGCCCTGCGCGCCGAGGTGCCCGTGGACGTGGTGCCGGGCGCGGCGGAGGCACTGCCGGTCAAGAGCGAGGCGTTCGACGCGGCCGTCCTCTCGCTGGTCCTGTGCAGTGTGCGGGATGTGCGGCGCTCGCTGAGCGAGGTGCGGCGGGTGCTGCGCCCCGGCGGTGAGCTGCGGTTCTTCGAGCACGGCCGGGGCGGCGGACGGGCGATGCGGACGGCCCAGCGGGCGCTGGACCACACGGTGTGGCCACTGCTGTTCGGCGGCTGCCATGTGAGCCGCGACCCGGTCGGCGCGATCCGGGCCGCCGGGTTCGAGGTCGGGACGGTCCGGGAGATCGTGGTACCCGAGAAGGGGCCGCGGGTGCCCTCCTCCTACTGTGTGGTGGGCCGGGCCCGGCGGCCCGAACTCGGTGACGTGGAGGGCTAG
- a CDS encoding fic family toxin-antitoxin system, toxin component yields MSQLRIDLAWLLMVAERKTPGDPQVTDWGALVAAVARHEAEIFDVPVYDTPHARAAALLQLLMHVPALERSNALFASAVAYGYLVASGVKVVTSAEQVRELARLVKSGAATVYDITQELRKWSL; encoded by the coding sequence TTGAGTCAGCTCAGAATCGACCTCGCCTGGCTCCTGATGGTCGCCGAACGGAAGACGCCCGGAGATCCCCAGGTCACCGACTGGGGCGCCCTCGTCGCGGCCGTCGCCCGGCACGAGGCCGAGATTTTCGACGTCCCCGTCTACGACACCCCGCACGCCCGGGCCGCCGCTCTCCTCCAACTCCTCATGCACGTCCCGGCCCTTGAGCGCTCCAACGCGCTGTTCGCCTCCGCGGTCGCCTACGGCTACCTCGTGGCCAGCGGCGTCAAGGTCGTCACCTCCGCCGAGCAGGTGCGCGAACTGGCCAGACTGGTCAAGAGCGGTGCGGCCACCGTGTACGACATCACGCAGGAACTGCGCAAGTGGAGCCTGTGA
- a CDS encoding toxin-antitoxin system HicB family antitoxin, translated as MAKTQLNVRVDEDTARAARERALERGMSVNRYIEELVRQDAGEAGHTFVESAADFMKQYEAVFAEEFGAEFEGRREGRH; from the coding sequence ATGGCCAAGACCCAGCTGAACGTCCGGGTGGACGAGGACACGGCCCGCGCCGCCCGGGAGCGAGCTTTGGAGCGCGGGATGAGTGTGAACCGGTACATAGAAGAGTTGGTCAGGCAGGACGCCGGCGAAGCGGGCCACACCTTCGTCGAGTCCGCCGCCGACTTCATGAAGCAGTACGAGGCGGTCTTCGCCGAGGAGTTCGGCGCCGAGTTCGAAGGCCGGCGCGAGGGACGTCACTGA
- a CDS encoding ABC transporter ATP-binding protein translates to MSTVAAEHALGRAEADGIAARARALTKAYGSGETTVLALDSVDVDIARGRFTAVMGPSGSGKSTLMHCLAGLDTVSAGQVWLGDTEITGLRERDLTRLRRDRIGFMFQSFNLIPTLNAAENITLPMDIAGKKPDEKWLDQVIDSLGLRDRLKHRPSQLSGGQQQRVACARALASRPELIFADEPTGNLDSRAGLEVLGFLREAVDQLGQTVVMVTHDPGAAAHSDLVLFLADGRIVDRMERPTAEAVLERMKRFDSIRATFDPEGAPTTGPTDLDKD, encoded by the coding sequence TTGTCCACTGTTGCCGCTGAGCACGCCCTCGGCCGCGCGGAAGCCGACGGCATCGCCGCCCGCGCCCGGGCCCTGACGAAGGCGTACGGCTCGGGCGAGACGACGGTGCTCGCCCTCGACTCGGTCGACGTGGACATCGCGCGCGGCCGCTTCACCGCCGTGATGGGCCCCTCGGGCTCGGGAAAGTCCACGTTGATGCACTGTCTGGCGGGGCTCGACACCGTGTCGGCCGGGCAGGTGTGGCTCGGGGACACCGAGATCACCGGGCTCAGGGAGCGCGACCTGACGCGGCTGCGCCGGGACCGGATCGGGTTCATGTTCCAGTCCTTCAACCTGATCCCCACGCTGAACGCGGCCGAGAACATCACCCTGCCCATGGACATCGCGGGCAAGAAGCCCGACGAGAAGTGGCTGGACCAGGTCATCGACAGCCTCGGGCTGCGCGACCGCCTCAAGCACCGGCCCTCGCAGCTCTCCGGCGGCCAGCAGCAGCGCGTCGCCTGCGCCCGCGCGCTCGCCTCCCGGCCCGAGCTGATCTTCGCGGACGAGCCGACCGGCAACCTCGACTCCCGGGCCGGGCTCGAAGTACTGGGCTTCCTGCGCGAGGCGGTCGACCAGCTGGGCCAGACCGTCGTCATGGTCACCCACGACCCGGGCGCCGCCGCCCACTCCGACCTGGTGCTCTTCCTCGCCGACGGGCGGATCGTCGACCGGATGGAGCGCCCGACGGCCGAGGCCGTCCTGGAACGGATGAAGCGATTCGACTCGATCCGGGCGACCTTCGACCCGGAGGGCGCCCCCACGACCGGCCCGACCGACCTCGACAAGGACTGA
- a CDS encoding ABC transporter permease, protein MLKATLRSFLAHKGRLLLSALAVVLSVAFVAGSLIFSDTVTRTFDRLFASTSADVTVGPKDDDLGGQMPTGAVETVPASLAQRVAGIDGVADTHVDAAVENITVVDSENESVGPTTGAPTIATNWYLTDRSPVKLTGGHAPEGPDQALLDADTAKNKDVEIGDTLTVLARPGSFQVKIVGIATFTTTNPGAALVFLDTPTAQTRLLGDPDAATSISVTAAPGVSDTQLEQRIADELGPGAYDYQTADEQAESAAASLGGFLDVIKYVMLGFAGIATLVGVFLIVNTFSMLIAQRTRELGLLRALGADRRQVRRSVLIEAALLGLVGSTLGLALGIGLAFGLIELMGLLGMNLKATEMVIGVGTPIAAYVVGLGVTFVAAYLPARRAATVSPMAALSDAEIAGVGRPLRVRAVVGGVIGAAGAAALVGCAMSSDTGSAASLLGLGVVLTLVATVIAGPLLVRPVIRVLGGAFPALFGSVGRMSQRNALRNPRRTGATAAALMVGIALVAGMSVASASMTKSFDDEIDKTLGADFVIQNQNFMPFPQEITDKVRATDGAGLVVRQRFTPVAVQLPDGKRVETTAAAYDSRLDEVANVTYARGDSTAALADGGIAMDVDFARDHDVTIGSTVPVRFPAGKDTELKVTALTDQDTADGFGMQGGLYFGMDTIERYVPEGQDSALYVNAGSGVGADELRANLERTLDRYPQVQVRDQADYKELIRGQIAVLLYLVYALLGLAIVIAVLGVVNTLALSVVERTREIGLLRAIGLARRQLRRMIRLESVVIAVFGAVLGLVLGLVWGVCVQQVLALSGMKALAIPWGTVVAVVIGSAVVGVVAALLPALRASRMNVLAAIAHE, encoded by the coding sequence GTGCTCAAGGCGACCCTTCGGAGTTTCCTCGCACACAAGGGGCGGCTGCTGCTCTCGGCGCTGGCGGTCGTCCTGTCCGTGGCGTTCGTCGCGGGCAGCCTGATCTTCTCGGACACGGTCACCCGCACCTTCGACCGGCTCTTCGCCTCCACCTCGGCCGATGTGACCGTGGGCCCGAAGGACGACGACCTGGGGGGCCAGATGCCGACCGGGGCCGTGGAGACCGTGCCCGCGTCGCTGGCACAGCGGGTCGCGGGGATCGACGGCGTCGCGGACACCCATGTCGACGCGGCCGTGGAGAACATCACGGTCGTCGACAGCGAGAACGAGTCGGTGGGGCCGACGACGGGCGCCCCCACCATCGCCACCAACTGGTACCTCACCGACCGCAGCCCCGTAAAACTGACCGGCGGTCACGCGCCGGAGGGCCCCGACCAGGCGCTGCTCGACGCGGACACCGCGAAGAACAAGGACGTGGAGATCGGCGACACCCTGACGGTGCTCGCCCGGCCGGGCTCCTTCCAGGTGAAGATCGTCGGCATCGCCACCTTCACCACCACCAACCCCGGCGCCGCGCTGGTCTTCCTCGACACCCCGACCGCACAGACCAGGCTGTTGGGCGACCCCGACGCGGCGACGAGCATCTCGGTGACCGCGGCGCCGGGCGTGAGCGACACCCAACTGGAGCAGCGGATCGCCGACGAACTCGGCCCGGGCGCGTACGACTACCAGACCGCCGACGAGCAGGCCGAGTCGGCCGCGGCCTCGCTCGGCGGATTCCTCGACGTCATCAAGTACGTGATGCTCGGCTTCGCCGGCATCGCGACGCTCGTCGGGGTCTTCCTCATCGTCAACACCTTCTCGATGCTCATCGCCCAACGCACCCGCGAACTGGGTCTGCTGCGCGCGCTCGGCGCCGACCGGCGGCAGGTGCGCCGGTCGGTCCTCATCGAGGCGGCACTGCTCGGCCTGGTCGGGTCGACGCTCGGTCTCGCCCTGGGCATCGGGCTGGCCTTCGGGCTGATCGAGCTCATGGGCCTGCTCGGCATGAACCTGAAGGCCACCGAGATGGTGATCGGCGTGGGGACGCCGATCGCGGCGTACGTCGTCGGCCTCGGCGTCACCTTCGTGGCGGCGTACCTCCCGGCGCGGCGGGCGGCGACCGTGTCGCCGATGGCGGCGCTCTCGGACGCCGAGATCGCCGGGGTGGGGCGGCCGCTGCGGGTGCGCGCGGTGGTCGGCGGGGTCATCGGGGCGGCCGGTGCCGCCGCGCTCGTGGGGTGCGCGATGTCGTCGGACACGGGCTCGGCGGCCTCCCTGCTGGGTCTCGGCGTGGTCCTCACGCTCGTCGCGACCGTCATCGCGGGTCCGCTCCTCGTACGGCCGGTGATCCGGGTTCTCGGCGGCGCGTTCCCCGCGCTGTTCGGCTCCGTCGGCCGGATGAGCCAGCGCAACGCCCTGCGCAACCCGCGCCGGACCGGGGCCACCGCCGCCGCGCTGATGGTGGGGATCGCCCTGGTCGCCGGGATGTCCGTGGCCAGCGCGTCGATGACCAAGTCGTTCGACGACGAGATCGACAAGACGCTCGGCGCCGACTTCGTCATCCAGAACCAGAACTTCATGCCGTTCCCGCAGGAGATCACCGACAAGGTCCGCGCCACGGACGGCGCCGGCCTCGTCGTACGGCAGCGGTTCACCCCGGTCGCCGTACAGCTGCCGGACGGGAAACGGGTCGAGACGACCGCCGCGGCCTACGACTCCCGGCTCGACGAGGTCGCGAACGTCACCTACGCCCGGGGTGACAGCACCGCCGCGCTCGCGGACGGCGGTATCGCCATGGACGTGGACTTCGCGCGGGACCACGACGTGACGATCGGCAGCACGGTCCCGGTGCGGTTCCCGGCCGGGAAGGACACCGAGCTGAAGGTGACCGCGCTCACCGACCAGGACACCGCCGACGGCTTCGGGATGCAGGGCGGGCTGTACTTCGGGATGGACACCATCGAGCGGTACGTGCCCGAGGGCCAGGACTCGGCGCTGTACGTGAACGCCGGCTCCGGCGTCGGCGCCGACGAGCTGCGCGCGAACCTGGAACGGACGCTGGACAGGTATCCGCAGGTGCAGGTCCGTGACCAGGCCGACTACAAGGAACTGATCCGCGGCCAGATCGCCGTACTCCTCTATCTGGTCTACGCGTTGCTCGGCCTCGCGATCGTCATCGCGGTGCTCGGGGTGGTCAACACCCTCGCCCTGTCGGTGGTGGAGCGCACCCGGGAGATCGGGCTGCTGCGGGCGATCGGGCTGGCCCGGCGGCAGCTGCGGCGGATGATCCGGCTGGAGTCGGTGGTGATCGCCGTGTTCGGGGCGGTCCTCGGCCTCGTGCTGGGGCTGGTCTGGGGTGTGTGCGTGCAGCAGGTGCTGGCCCTGTCGGGCATGAAGGCGCTGGCGATCCCGTGGGGCACGGTCGTCGCCGTGGTGATCGGCTCGGCGGTGGTGGGCGTCGTGGCGGCCCTGCTGCCCGCGCTGCGCGCGTCGCGCATGAACGTGCTGGCGGCCATCGCGCACGAGTGA
- a CDS encoding LLM class F420-dependent oxidoreductase, with amino-acid sequence MPRPFRFGVNLLSPTSAAEWRSKCRRAEQLGYDVILVPDHLGMPAPFPSLVAAAEATERPRLGTFVLNAGFWNPTLLARDVATTDALTGGRLELGLGTGYVQAEHEKAGLPWGSPRERVDHLQRTMEELERLLGSEEHEPRPTQGPRVPLLIGANGDRMLRITAEHADIAAFTGARTVEGGKLEPLTAEELDERVGRYKEFAAGRKEPAELNLLIQIVEITGDRSAAVQPWLSHLPNLSEEQVLQLPLVLVGTLEEIVDQVLAHRERYGFSYLTVLEPNMEVFAKVVEALRGR; translated from the coding sequence ATGCCGCGCCCGTTCCGCTTCGGAGTCAATCTGCTCAGTCCCACGTCGGCCGCCGAGTGGCGCTCGAAGTGCCGCCGTGCCGAACAACTCGGTTACGACGTGATCCTGGTCCCGGACCATCTGGGCATGCCGGCCCCGTTTCCGTCCCTGGTCGCCGCGGCGGAGGCGACCGAACGCCCACGGCTCGGCACGTTCGTCCTCAACGCGGGCTTCTGGAACCCGACGCTCCTGGCACGCGACGTGGCCACCACGGACGCGCTGACCGGCGGGCGGCTGGAGCTGGGGCTCGGCACCGGGTACGTCCAGGCCGAGCACGAGAAGGCCGGTCTGCCCTGGGGTTCGCCGCGCGAACGGGTCGACCATCTGCAGCGCACCATGGAGGAGTTGGAGCGACTCCTGGGCTCCGAGGAGCACGAGCCGCGCCCCACGCAGGGGCCCCGGGTGCCGCTGCTCATCGGCGCCAACGGCGACCGGATGCTGCGGATCACCGCCGAGCACGCGGACATCGCCGCGTTCACGGGCGCGCGGACGGTGGAGGGCGGCAAGCTGGAACCGCTCACCGCCGAGGAACTCGACGAACGGGTGGGCCGGTACAAGGAGTTCGCCGCCGGGCGGAAGGAACCCGCCGAGCTCAACCTGCTGATCCAGATCGTCGAGATCACCGGGGACCGAAGCGCCGCCGTGCAGCCGTGGCTCAGCCATCTCCCGAACCTGAGCGAGGAGCAGGTCCTCCAGTTGCCGCTGGTCCTCGTGGGAACGCTGGAGGAGATCGTCGACCAGGTGCTGGCGCACCGGGAACGGTACGGATTCTCGTATCTGACCGTCCTGGAGCCGAACATGGAGGTGTTCGCCAAGGTCGTCGAGGCGCTGCGCGGCAGGTGA
- a CDS encoding GNAT family N-acetyltransferase, with translation MTELRIRAATPDDLDAVLAFWKVAAEGTSISDDRDGVERLVARDPEALILAELGGEPVGTVIAGFDGWRCHLYRLAVHPERRRQGIGSALLTAAEERFVRLGGRRGDAMVLVRNETAQHAWRAAGYAPEEKWRRWVKPLGD, from the coding sequence ATGACCGAACTGCGCATACGGGCCGCGACGCCCGACGACCTCGACGCCGTACTCGCCTTCTGGAAGGTGGCCGCCGAGGGCACGAGCATCAGTGACGACCGCGACGGCGTCGAGCGGCTGGTGGCCCGTGACCCCGAGGCGCTGATCCTCGCCGAGCTCGGCGGTGAACCGGTGGGCACGGTGATCGCCGGCTTCGACGGCTGGCGGTGCCATCTGTACCGGCTCGCGGTGCACCCGGAGCGGCGGCGGCAGGGCATCGGCTCGGCGCTGCTGACCGCCGCCGAGGAGCGGTTCGTACGGCTCGGGGGGCGGCGCGGCGACGCGATGGTGCTCGTACGCAACGAGACGGCCCAACATGCGTGGCGTGCGGCCGGGTACGCGCCCGAGGAGAAGTGGCGGCGGTGGGTGAAGCCGCTCGGAGACTGA
- a CDS encoding hemolysin family protein, producing the protein MTEVLLLLVAVLLSLICGAFVAAEFSLTTVDRGQLERAVERGERGAAGALRAVRNLTFQLSGAQLGITVTNLVVGMLAEPSIAKLIAGPLEAVGVPRSASSSVALVIGTALSTVVLMVVGELVPKNWAISAPLPVAKKVANPQRWFSAAFRPFITHLNNTANRLVRLFGVEPAEELASARGPQELAALARHSAKAGALEADTAELFVRTLNLADLTAENVMTPRVQVIALDALATCEDVANATRATGLSRFPVYRGSLDSVVGTVHIKDVLAVPAARRLRTSVAELLREPLLVPESLTVDRVLDRLSGKRTMAVVIDEYGGTAGVVTLEDIVEEVVGEVRDEHDPHETPDLAPVGTDENGRELYSADGSARTDQLARVGLRAPEGPYETLAGLVATELGRIPTVGDTVEVVGWRLDVVDAAGRRAARVLLHAPADAADAHEEEKR; encoded by the coding sequence ATGACCGAAGTGCTCCTCCTCCTGGTGGCGGTGCTGCTCTCGCTGATCTGTGGTGCCTTCGTCGCCGCCGAGTTCTCGCTGACCACGGTCGACCGCGGCCAGCTGGAACGGGCCGTGGAGCGCGGTGAGAGGGGTGCCGCCGGCGCCCTCAGGGCCGTACGGAATCTGACGTTCCAGCTCTCCGGTGCCCAGCTCGGCATCACCGTCACCAATCTGGTGGTCGGCATGCTCGCGGAGCCGTCGATCGCCAAGCTGATCGCGGGCCCGCTGGAGGCGGTCGGCGTGCCGCGTTCCGCGTCGAGTTCGGTGGCGCTGGTGATCGGTACGGCCCTGTCGACCGTGGTGCTGATGGTCGTGGGCGAACTGGTGCCCAAGAACTGGGCGATCTCCGCGCCGTTGCCCGTGGCGAAGAAGGTGGCGAACCCGCAGCGCTGGTTCAGCGCCGCGTTCCGCCCTTTCATCACGCATCTGAACAACACCGCCAACCGTCTCGTGCGTCTCTTCGGCGTCGAGCCCGCCGAGGAGCTGGCCTCCGCACGCGGCCCCCAGGAGCTGGCGGCCCTCGCCCGGCACTCCGCCAAGGCGGGCGCGCTGGAGGCGGACACCGCCGAGCTGTTCGTGCGGACGCTGAACCTGGCCGATCTGACCGCGGAGAACGTGATGACCCCGCGCGTCCAGGTCATCGCCCTCGACGCCCTGGCGACCTGCGAGGACGTGGCGAACGCGACGCGGGCCACCGGCCTGTCCCGCTTCCCCGTCTACCGCGGCAGCCTCGACTCGGTCGTCGGCACCGTGCACATCAAGGACGTCCTCGCCGTGCCCGCCGCGCGCCGACTGCGCACCTCCGTGGCGGAGCTGCTGCGCGAGCCGCTGCTCGTCCCCGAGTCACTGACCGTCGACCGGGTCCTGGACCGGCTCTCGGGCAAGCGCACGATGGCCGTCGTCATCGACGAGTACGGCGGGACCGCCGGTGTGGTGACCCTGGAGGACATCGTCGAGGAGGTCGTCGGCGAGGTGCGGGACGAGCACGACCCGCACGAGACGCCCGACCTGGCCCCCGTCGGCACCGACGAGAACGGCCGCGAGCTGTACTCGGCGGACGGCTCGGCCCGCACCGACCAGCTCGCCCGGGTCGGCCTGCGCGCGCCGGAGGGACCGTACGAGACGCTCGCGGGTCTCGTCGCCACCGAGCTGGGCCGCATTCCCACCGTCGGCGACACCGTCGAGGTCGTCGGCTGGCGGCTCGACGTGGTGGACGCCGCCGGGCGCCGGGCCGCGCGGGTGCTGCTGCACGCGCCGGCCGACGCCGCCGACGCGCACGAGGAGGAGAAGCGATGA
- a CDS encoding hemolysin family protein — protein MTAVQLLIGFATLVVNAFFVGAEFALISVRRSQIEQHLEQSGNAQGDRRARSVLWGLEHVSALMAAAQLGITLCTLVLGVVAEPAIEHLLEPLFHAIGVPEGAGHAVSFVIALALATYLHMLLGEMVPKNIALAEPVRSALLLGPPLVALSRALRPVIFTVNAFANALLKLMRIETKNEVTATFSDTELARLVRDSSEAGLIDDRAQERLRDALELGRRPVRDVVLPLERVVYAGMGVTPEELERLSAESGFSRFPVVDEGRRIVGYLHVKDALDAAPRDMPFSVRDMRSIARVRETTPLDDVLTAMRRSRTHLAAVLGADGRLAGIVTMEDVLRELFGQPAV, from the coding sequence ATGACCGCCGTCCAGCTGCTGATCGGTTTCGCGACGCTGGTCGTCAACGCCTTCTTCGTGGGCGCCGAGTTCGCCCTGATCTCCGTACGCCGCAGCCAGATCGAGCAGCACCTCGAACAGAGCGGCAACGCCCAGGGCGACCGGCGGGCGCGCAGCGTGCTGTGGGGTCTGGAGCATGTGTCGGCGCTGATGGCGGCCGCGCAGCTCGGCATCACCCTGTGCACCCTGGTCCTCGGTGTGGTCGCGGAGCCCGCGATCGAACATCTGTTGGAGCCGCTGTTCCACGCGATCGGTGTGCCGGAGGGCGCGGGCCACGCGGTGTCCTTCGTGATCGCCCTGGCGCTCGCCACTTATCTGCACATGCTGCTCGGCGAGATGGTGCCGAAGAACATCGCGCTCGCCGAGCCGGTGCGCAGCGCCCTGCTGCTCGGCCCGCCTCTGGTGGCCCTGTCCCGCGCGCTGCGGCCGGTGATCTTCACGGTCAACGCCTTCGCGAACGCGCTGCTGAAGCTCATGCGGATCGAGACGAAGAACGAGGTCACGGCCACCTTCTCGGACACCGAACTCGCCCGTCTCGTCCGGGACTCCAGCGAGGCCGGGCTCATCGACGACCGCGCCCAGGAGCGGCTGCGCGACGCGCTGGAGTTGGGCCGCCGGCCCGTGCGCGACGTCGTGCTCCCGCTGGAGCGCGTCGTCTACGCGGGCATGGGCGTCACCCCGGAGGAGCTGGAGCGGCTGTCGGCCGAGTCCGGGTTCTCCCGCTTCCCCGTGGTCGACGAGGGGCGCCGGATCGTGGGCTACCTCCATGTGAAGGACGCGCTCGACGCGGCCCCGCGTGACATGCCGTTCTCCGTCCGGGACATGCGGTCCATCGCCCGGGTCCGGGAGACGACACCGCTGGACGACGTGCTCACCGCGATGCGCCGCAGCCGGACGCACCTGGCGGCCGTCCTCGGCGCGGACGGACGGCTCGCCGGCATCGTGACCATGGAGGACGTGCTGCGGGAGCTGTTCGGACAGCCCGCCGTCTGA
- a CDS encoding SGNH/GDSL hydrolase family protein — MQTHPPYSSLVAVGDSFTEGMSDLLPDGSYRGWADLLAGRMAARTPGFRYANLAVRGKLIGQIVAEQVDVAASMEADVITMVGGLNDTLRPKCDMGRVRGLLEEAVERLAPACKQLVLMRSPGRQGPVLERFRPRMEELFGCIDELAARHGALVVDLYGAPSLGDPRMWDVDRLHLTAEGHRRVAEAVWQALGHEAEDAEWRTPMPVTPPPGWTARQVAHARFARQYLLPWIGRRLTGRSSGDGRTGAQFSAELGKAFWVTPVDHTNPGPVTDWRRVRP; from the coding sequence ATGCAGACGCATCCCCCTTACTCCAGCCTTGTCGCCGTCGGCGACTCCTTCACCGAAGGCATGTCCGACCTCCTCCCCGACGGTTCGTACCGGGGCTGGGCGGATCTCCTCGCGGGCCGGATGGCCGCGCGGACGCCCGGCTTCCGGTACGCCAATCTCGCGGTGCGCGGGAAGCTGATCGGGCAGATCGTCGCCGAGCAGGTCGATGTGGCCGCCTCGATGGAGGCGGACGTGATCACCATGGTCGGCGGCCTGAACGACACGCTCCGGCCCAAGTGCGACATGGGGCGGGTCCGCGGACTCCTGGAGGAGGCCGTGGAACGCCTCGCTCCCGCCTGCAAGCAGCTCGTCCTGATGCGCAGCCCGGGCCGCCAGGGCCCCGTTCTGGAGCGGTTCCGGCCGCGCATGGAGGAGCTGTTCGGCTGCATCGACGAACTGGCCGCACGGCACGGCGCCCTGGTCGTCGACCTGTACGGGGCGCCTTCGCTGGGCGATCCCCGCATGTGGGACGTGGACCGGCTGCACCTGACCGCCGAGGGCCACCGCCGGGTCGCCGAGGCCGTCTGGCAGGCGCTCGGCCACGAGGCCGAGGACGCCGAGTGGCGTACACCGATGCCCGTGACACCGCCGCCCGGATGGACCGCACGTCAGGTGGCCCACGCCCGGTTCGCCAGGCAGTACCTGCTGCCGTGGATCGGCCGCCGTCTCACCGGCCGCTCCTCCGGCGACGGCCGAACAGGCGCCCAGTTCAGCGCTGAGCTGGGCAAAGCCTTCTGGGTCACCCCTGTGGACCACACAAACCCCGGCCCTGTGACGGACTGGCGACGAGTGAGGCCCTGA
- a CDS encoding chaplin → MLQVPVKVPINVCGNTVDLVGAMPVLWNNDEALDARRC, encoded by the coding sequence GTGCTCCAGGTTCCCGTCAAGGTGCCGATCAACGTCTGCGGCAATACGGTCGACCTCGTGGGAGCCATGCCCGTCCTCTGGAACAACGACGAAGCGCTCGACGCCCGCCGCTGTTGA